The proteins below come from a single Streptomyces tubercidicus genomic window:
- a CDS encoding barstar family protein, with product MNLEPGLTVIRPDGADEAIKAAAAEGRPLYQFATDDQAGSEALFCAVRSALPLDPPVVGSSSWDALSDSLWEGIHSKNHGRVAILWTDATTFADESPEDYRMAIAVLKGVAEALSDETATVGRPTDVCIYVGRSDNPVR from the coding sequence GTGAATCTTGAGCCCGGGCTGACCGTTATCCGGCCGGATGGCGCTGATGAGGCCATAAAGGCGGCAGCTGCCGAGGGGCGCCCCCTCTATCAGTTCGCCACGGATGATCAGGCGGGGAGCGAGGCGCTCTTCTGTGCAGTCCGGAGTGCGCTTCCGCTGGATCCTCCGGTGGTCGGCTCCAGTAGCTGGGATGCTCTCTCTGATTCCCTCTGGGAGGGAATCCACTCGAAAAATCATGGCCGCGTGGCTATTCTGTGGACCGATGCAACAACGTTTGCCGACGAGAGTCCGGAAGACTACCGGATGGCTATTGCCGTCTTGAAGGGTGTGGCGGAAGCACTTTCGGACGAAACGGCGACGGTGGGGCGGCCAACGGACGTCTGCATCTATGTCGGCAGAAGTGACAATCCGGTACGGTGA
- a CDS encoding cell wall-active antibiotics response protein translates to MAVLSWPSPGVQDLPEADAIAVAREANDQLAEIAASWPGRFKGSQRLPPSHRPRLRPTWSAGARAGLPRSRAVRTKTYGELGALVADLPQERPSDSRSGTDAETLVLKPRLGSIEQSGRWTVPRRIVAECKMLHIVIDFTEATCAHRDVTVEASCGTGNIQLIVPQGWAVRIDGASTNTVHISNRATAP, encoded by the coding sequence ATGGCCGTGCTGTCTTGGCCGTCGCCAGGCGTGCAGGACCTGCCGGAGGCCGACGCCATCGCGGTGGCCCGCGAGGCAAATGACCAGCTCGCCGAGATTGCCGCCTCCTGGCCCGGCCGCTTCAAGGGTTCGCAGCGACTCCCACCCAGTCACCGGCCGCGGCTGCGGCCAACCTGGAGCGCGGGTGCTCGAGCTGGGCTTCCCCGGAGCCGTGCTGTACGGACGAAGACGTACGGCGAGCTCGGCGCCCTGGTCGCTGATCTGCCACAGGAGCGGCCTTCCGACTCGCGTTCTGGCACTGACGCGGAAACCCTCGTCCTCAAGCCCCGCCTGGGCAGTATCGAGCAGAGCGGCCGGTGGACAGTTCCCCGGAGGATCGTCGCTGAATGCAAAATGCTGCACATCGTGATCGACTTCACCGAGGCAACCTGTGCGCACCGTGACGTCACCGTCGAGGCGAGCTGCGGAACGGGCAATATTCAGTTGATCGTTCCGCAGGGCTGGGCGGTGCGGATCGACGGGGCGAGCACCAATACCGTTCACATCAGCAACAGGGCCACCGCGCCGTAG
- a CDS encoding FadR/GntR family transcriptional regulator — translation MKRISTPRRTASLSAQLVDSLRSHIEAGGWPVGTRIPPEQALIEELGVGRSTLREALGALVHLGLLEARIGDGTYVRASSELQSVMVRRASAAQRDNVLELRTVLEEYASGAAALRRSEDQLHQLKELLADADAACAGEDMSAAGSVDALFHRAVVRASGNDLLIEVYDYLGTALTSALGGLPWDAVGAEEHAGLHRRLVDAIEDRDESGARGAAAAIVQLTRDHDAEAPRVTEAQ, via the coding sequence ATGAAGCGCATCAGCACACCGCGGAGGACGGCAAGCCTGTCCGCGCAGCTCGTGGACAGTCTCCGCTCGCACATTGAGGCAGGTGGATGGCCAGTGGGAACGCGAATCCCGCCGGAGCAGGCCCTCATCGAGGAGCTCGGGGTCGGACGCAGCACGCTACGGGAGGCGCTCGGCGCGCTCGTGCACCTGGGCCTGTTGGAAGCCCGGATCGGGGACGGCACCTACGTCCGCGCGTCGAGTGAGCTCCAGTCGGTCATGGTGCGGCGAGCGAGTGCCGCGCAGCGGGACAACGTTCTCGAACTGCGCACCGTCCTTGAGGAGTACGCCTCAGGGGCCGCCGCCCTGCGTCGCAGCGAGGACCAACTGCACCAGCTGAAAGAGCTGTTGGCCGACGCCGACGCGGCCTGCGCCGGTGAGGACATGTCCGCGGCCGGCAGTGTCGACGCATTGTTCCACCGGGCCGTCGTCCGGGCGAGCGGAAACGACCTCCTGATCGAGGTGTACGACTACCTCGGTACAGCTCTCACCTCCGCCCTGGGCGGCCTGCCCTGGGACGCCGTCGGCGCCGAGGAGCATGCCGGCCTGCACAGGCGACTCGTCGACGCGATCGAGGACCGGGACGAGAGCGGCGCCCGTGGCGCGGCGGCTGCGATCGTCCAGCTCACCCGTGACCACGATGCCGAGGCACCACGAGTGACGGAGGCGCAGTGA
- the car gene encoding carboxylic acid reductase has protein sequence MSESKPQTDEFSARTAQRSAHLYATDPQFRGAAPLDAVTEAIRRPGLPLADLVATVMEGYADRPALGERATEPVTDPDTGRTTLRLLKRFDTITYGELWGRVGAVASEWRHHPDHAVGPGDFVAVLGSTSAEYTVVDLACVRSGAVCVPLQAGASAGHLAPIVAQTGPRLLAVDVAHLDVALQVAADAPSLGRIVVFGHHPEITAHQERLEWARGQLAAQGRGVTLDALASVIERGRTLPSATRSPEGSTADALSTLIYTSGSTGTPKGAMYTERLVTQFWVDFVPDQEMRPSVVLNYMPLSHMMGRGVLFGTLAKGGIAYFVASSDLSTLFEDLSLVRPTEFIMVPRISDMLFQRYQAELTRRNDVGAGGDAAEQADRVKEELREKTLGGRLLWAVSASAPLSAEMTAFVESCLHVRMLDGYGSTEAGVVSLDGRVLRPPVTDHKLADVPELGYFRTDSPHPRGELLIKSDRLVSGYFQRPDATADAFDEDGFYRTGDIMVRIGPDELVYVDRRSHVLKLSQGEFVAASRLEALFTGSPVVRQIFVYGNSARAYLLAVIVPTQDALDLVGHDTQRLRSILRESLQRLAAEAGLNSYEIPRDFLIETEPFSQQNGLLSGVRKLLRPALTKRYGERLEALYTELTERETDELQALRQAGPSRPVRETVFRAVRALLGHQQDDVKPGTRFLELGGDSLSALSFSQLLKEIFHVDVPVNVVVNPVNTLQQVADHIEMALASGHQRPTADSVHGPSATRLVAGDLTLDAFLDTETLAKIGRPAGPLPEARTVLLTGANGYLGRFLCLEWLERVAERGGTLVCVVRGSTDELARARLDAAFDSGDPELLQHYHDLAAEHLEVVAGDIGEAGLGLDKETWQRLADAVDLIVHPAALVNHVLPYDQLFCPNVLGTAELIRLAVTSRIKQFTYLSTVAVAFGSEAAADEAADIRTACGARDLGSGYANGYGASKWAGEVLLREAHDTFGLPVAVFRSNLMLAHPRYRGQLNIPDVFTRLLLSLLATGIAPGSFYAQGTGDGSGHYDALPVDFTARAIASLGDHAREGYRTFNVVNPHEDGISLDTFVDWLMTTGHPLTRVHDYDEWLDRFETAMRGLPDRQRQHSLLPLLHAFARPEEPLPGSALPADQFRAAVRVAALNKENDIPHLSQDLITKYVADLRSQHLL, from the coding sequence ATGTCCGAATCGAAGCCCCAAACTGACGAGTTCAGCGCGCGTACCGCTCAGCGCAGCGCTCACCTGTACGCGACAGATCCGCAGTTCCGCGGCGCCGCGCCCCTGGACGCCGTCACCGAGGCGATCCGGCGGCCGGGCCTACCGCTCGCCGACCTCGTAGCCACGGTGATGGAGGGGTACGCGGACCGCCCCGCCCTGGGCGAGCGTGCCACGGAGCCGGTCACCGACCCGGATACGGGCCGCACCACGTTGCGCCTCCTGAAGCGGTTCGACACGATCACCTACGGCGAACTGTGGGGACGGGTCGGTGCGGTGGCCTCCGAGTGGCGGCACCACCCCGACCACGCCGTGGGCCCGGGTGACTTCGTCGCGGTCCTCGGTTCCACAAGCGCCGAGTACACCGTGGTGGATCTGGCATGCGTCCGCTCCGGTGCGGTGTGCGTTCCTCTCCAGGCCGGCGCCTCGGCGGGGCACCTGGCCCCCATCGTCGCCCAGACCGGACCACGTCTGCTCGCGGTGGACGTGGCACACCTCGACGTCGCGCTCCAGGTCGCGGCGGACGCCCCGTCGCTGGGCAGGATCGTCGTTTTCGGCCACCATCCGGAGATCACCGCTCACCAGGAGAGGCTGGAATGGGCGCGCGGCCAACTCGCGGCGCAGGGCCGAGGCGTCACCCTGGACGCGCTGGCATCCGTCATCGAGCGGGGAAGGACCCTGCCGTCGGCTACCCGGAGCCCCGAGGGATCGACTGCCGACGCGCTCAGCACGCTGATCTACACCTCGGGGAGTACGGGCACGCCCAAGGGTGCCATGTACACCGAGCGTCTTGTCACGCAGTTCTGGGTTGACTTCGTGCCTGACCAGGAGATGCGACCGTCCGTCGTGCTCAATTACATGCCTCTGAGCCACATGATGGGACGGGGTGTGCTGTTCGGCACGCTCGCAAAGGGGGGCATCGCCTACTTCGTGGCGTCGAGCGATCTGTCGACCCTCTTCGAGGACCTCTCCCTGGTCCGCCCCACCGAGTTCATCATGGTGCCCCGCATCTCCGACATGCTCTTCCAGCGCTACCAGGCTGAGTTGACCCGCCGAAACGACGTGGGCGCGGGAGGGGATGCGGCCGAGCAGGCGGACCGCGTGAAGGAGGAGCTGCGGGAGAAGACCCTGGGCGGCCGCCTCCTGTGGGCCGTCAGCGCCTCGGCCCCGCTGAGCGCGGAGATGACGGCGTTCGTCGAGAGCTGCTTGCACGTCAGGATGCTCGACGGTTACGGGTCGACGGAAGCCGGAGTGGTCTCGCTCGACGGCCGGGTGCTGCGGCCGCCGGTGACCGACCACAAACTGGCGGATGTGCCCGAGCTGGGATACTTCCGCACCGACTCGCCGCACCCCAGGGGCGAACTGCTGATCAAGTCCGACCGGCTCGTTTCCGGCTACTTCCAGCGACCCGATGCCACCGCCGATGCCTTCGACGAAGACGGCTTCTACCGCACGGGCGACATCATGGTCCGCATCGGTCCCGACGAGTTGGTGTACGTCGACCGCCGTTCCCACGTACTCAAGCTGTCACAGGGCGAGTTCGTGGCCGCTTCCCGTCTGGAAGCCCTCTTCACCGGCAGTCCGGTCGTCCGGCAAATCTTCGTGTACGGCAACAGTGCTCGTGCCTACCTGCTCGCGGTCATCGTGCCCACGCAGGACGCGCTCGATCTCGTCGGCCACGACACCCAGCGCCTCAGGTCGATCCTGCGCGAGTCCCTGCAACGCCTCGCCGCCGAGGCGGGCCTCAACTCGTACGAGATCCCACGGGACTTCCTCATCGAGACCGAGCCGTTCAGTCAGCAGAACGGGTTGCTCTCCGGAGTGCGCAAGCTGCTGCGCCCCGCGTTGACGAAGCGCTACGGCGAGCGCCTCGAAGCGCTGTACACCGAGCTGACCGAGCGTGAGACCGACGAACTCCAGGCACTGCGCCAGGCCGGCCCGTCCCGACCGGTACGGGAAACTGTGTTCCGGGCTGTCCGAGCGCTTCTCGGACACCAACAGGACGACGTGAAGCCCGGCACACGCTTCCTCGAACTCGGCGGTGACAGCCTCTCCGCGCTGTCATTCTCCCAGCTGCTGAAGGAGATCTTCCACGTCGACGTCCCTGTCAACGTCGTCGTCAACCCGGTCAACACGCTCCAGCAGGTGGCTGATCACATCGAAATGGCCCTTGCGTCGGGACACCAGCGCCCGACCGCCGACAGCGTCCACGGACCGAGCGCGACACGGCTCGTGGCGGGCGACCTGACGCTGGACGCGTTCCTCGACACGGAGACCCTGGCGAAGATCGGCAGGCCGGCCGGTCCACTGCCCGAGGCACGGACCGTCCTGCTGACCGGCGCCAACGGCTACCTGGGCCGCTTCCTGTGCCTCGAATGGCTGGAGCGCGTCGCAGAGCGCGGTGGCACGCTGGTGTGCGTGGTCCGCGGCAGCACCGACGAGCTGGCCCGGGCACGGCTCGACGCGGCCTTCGACAGCGGCGACCCGGAGCTCCTCCAGCACTACCACGACCTGGCCGCCGAGCACCTGGAGGTGGTCGCCGGCGACATCGGGGAGGCCGGCCTCGGGCTCGACAAGGAGACCTGGCAGCGGCTGGCCGACGCCGTGGACCTGATCGTTCACCCGGCGGCACTCGTCAACCATGTCCTGCCGTACGACCAGCTGTTCTGCCCCAACGTGCTGGGTACGGCCGAACTGATCAGGCTCGCGGTCACCTCCCGGATCAAGCAGTTCACCTACCTGTCGACGGTCGCCGTCGCCTTCGGGTCCGAGGCTGCGGCCGACGAGGCGGCGGACATCCGCACGGCCTGCGGGGCGCGCGACCTCGGCAGCGGTTACGCGAACGGTTACGGGGCCAGCAAGTGGGCGGGCGAGGTGCTGCTGCGCGAGGCGCACGACACGTTCGGCCTGCCGGTCGCTGTGTTCCGCTCGAACCTGATGCTCGCGCACCCACGCTACCGGGGCCAGCTGAACATCCCGGACGTGTTCACACGCCTCTTGCTGAGCCTGCTGGCGACAGGAATCGCCCCAGGCAGCTTCTACGCCCAGGGCACCGGTGACGGCAGCGGGCACTACGACGCACTCCCCGTGGACTTCACCGCGCGGGCCATCGCCTCGCTGGGCGACCACGCACGGGAGGGGTACCGGACGTTCAATGTCGTGAACCCGCACGAGGACGGAATCTCACTCGACACTTTCGTCGACTGGCTAATGACAACCGGACACCCTCTGACGCGCGTCCACGATTACGACGAGTGGCTCGACCGCTTCGAGACCGCCATGCGCGGCCTGCCCGACCGCCAGAGGCAGCATTCGCTGCTCCCCTTGCTGCACGCCTTCGCAAGGCCGGAGGAGCCCCTGCCCGGCTCCGCCCTGCCGGCGGACCAATTCCGCGCGGCAGTGCGGGTCGCCGCCCTCAACAAGGAGAACGACATCCCCCATCTGTCGCAGGACCTGATCACCAAGTACGTGGCGGACCTTCGGTCGCAGCACCTGCTGTGA